TTGAGAATGACTATGGCAGAATTATACTTAGCTCTGGTTTTAGAAGGCTACAAGATAAAGCACAGGTTTTTCCATTAGATACAAGTGATTTTATAAGAACTCGTTTAACCCATTCTATAGAGGTTGCAGCCATTGCTTCCTCTATGGGTACTAGTATAGAGAGATTTTTAATAAAAAATAAGCATATGTCGTTACAACACAAAGGAGAGCTAAAAGCTATTTTGTCATCTGTTGGTTTACTTCATGATATTGGCAACACGCCCTTTGGCCACTTTGGTGAATATGCTATTCAACAATACTTTAGAGAGTTTTTAAAGAGCAATACACACATTAATAAGCAGCTAACAGCATTACAAAAACAAGATTTACAGTATTTTGATGGCAATGCTCATAGCCTAAGATTAATAACTAAACTACAGTATGTACAAGATATCTATGGACTTAACCTAACCTACGCAACCCTAGCAGCGTTAATTAAATACCCCTGTAATTCACTTGAAGGCAACAAAAAAAATAAAGGCGTTTGCCTTAAAAAGTTTGGTTATTTTCAGAGCGAACAAAACACGTTTACCGATATCGCTAAAAAAACAGGCTTAATTCAAAACAACGGTGTTGTGTGTAGGCATCCCTTAGTTTTTATTATGGAAGCGGCTGATGACATAGCTTATTCGGTAACAGACTTAGAAGATGGCATTAAAAAGAAGGTATTAAGCCTAAATCAAATTAAAAGATTCTTAGAAAAAAAGCTATATACAAATGAAGATGGTAGTGCTAGAGTTATGCTACCTCAAGAGCAAGAAATTTTAAATAAACTTAACCTTAAAATAGCAGATGACTACCCAGATAACGAGGCTCGTATTATTCAAATTTTAAGAGCTAAAATACAGGGATTTATGATTGAATCGGTAGTAGAAGAATTTGAAAATTCTTATAAAGACATTATAAACGGTAGCTATAACAAAGAGCTACTAAATCAAAGCAAAGCCAGTACCATCAGAAATGCCTTAAAAGAAATATCTTATATAATCTTTAATAATAAAGTAATAATAACTAAAGAACTAGCTGGTGAAAGCGTAATTACCAATTTACTAAACCTCTTTGTAAAAGGCTTAACTGCAACCGATGAAAATAACAAGCTACTCTTTAAAAAAGCCAACACCAAAGAAAACAGACTCTACCGCATAATCTCCACTAACTATAGATATATCTATGAACAACACAGCAAACAATCTGTATACGATAGATTATTATTAATAACTGACTTTATTTGCGGAATGACTGATTATTATGCAGTTGATTTGTTTAAAAAGCTAAGTGGAACTCTTTAACTTGGGGTGGGCTTAACCTTTGGTTTGTGCGGTTTGGGTATGCCTGTTGGCATACGGGGAGGACTCACTTCGTTCGTGGGGTGGGTTTGCTTAGGCAAACGGAGCTTTGACTCGCTATCGCATCGTTATCTAATATATTTTATCGTTTTACAGAAAGGCATGACTATGTTTACATTTCAAAACCTTGATATTTATAAATTATCTAAAGAATTAGTAGTTGAAATATATAATATAACAAAACACTATCCTAATTCAGAACTTTATGGACTTGTATCACAAATGAATAGAGCAGTAATATCTATACCTGCAAATATTGCAGAAGGTTATGGCAGAGCAAACCCCAAAGATAGAAATCACTTTATTAATATTGCTAAAGGATCTTTATTTGAACTAGTATGTCACCTAGAGATTTCATGTGAATTAAATTTTATAACTAATAATACATATAATCAACAGTTAAATAAATGCAATAACTTATCTATAAGATTAACAAACTTCTCAAAATATTTAATTAAATAGGATTACTAAAATGTACAACTCCATGTAAGACTTAAGAGTTCTATAGTTTTTTGCTTTTTATGCTAAAGGCATACCATGATGCGACAGCAAATAAACCCGCTTGCCAACAGCAAGCCCCCACCACGAGCCTTTTGGCGAGTCCAACCCGTATATACCCACTCCACCACAAACGAAGTTTGAGTCCTGCCCGTTGCCGTTTGCAGGCAACCCCCTACTCTTTTTGCACTAACTCGTTATAAATTTTTAAACTCTCGCCGTTATCTACGTTATAAAATTTCACTGCTTTTCCGGCATAAATAAATCCTATTAAGATATTTGTTTTGGGTGTGTAAAATAGTATTGTGTTTGGGCCATTAAATATTATGTTATTTTGGCCTTCTTTTGTGGTAGATAATCTAAATTTTGCTTCTTGGTATTTTAGTTTGTTATCTATAAAAGTAACATGGTGATATTGGTGATTTTTTTTGGAGTCATATTTAGTGGTTATTTTTGCATAGTGGCATACTAAATGTTTTATATCCATAGTAAAATACTCTACAACATAAGTAATAATATATTTTAGCAAGTATAAACAAGCACAGCAAAATATTGCACCAAAAAATATCCTTGCAATTTTTTCTTTAAATCCTAAAATGGATAATGTACAAAGTGTTAATGATAAAAAAAATGCAAATAGCATTATTTTTAATTCTTCTTTTATTAAGTTATAATAGTCTTTTTTGGTGTAATTAAATAAGTAATTATATAACATAGTAAAATCCTTATTTTTAATCTTGGCTTGTTGAAATGGTATAATAATTATAATTGATTTTATGTTAATAGTATTATGGTAGCA
This Clostridium sp. 'deep sea' DNA region includes the following protein-coding sequences:
- a CDS encoding four helix bundle protein; protein product: MFTFQNLDIYKLSKELVVEIYNITKHYPNSELYGLVSQMNRAVISIPANIAEGYGRANPKDRNHFINIAKGSLFELVCHLEISCELNFITNNTYNQQLNKCNNLSIRLTNFSKYLIK
- a CDS encoding deoxyguanosinetriphosphate triphosphohydrolase; the encoded protein is MKWDSSSLLNNTRRRPSRSGKLANDNRNVFENDYGRIILSSGFRRLQDKAQVFPLDTSDFIRTRLTHSIEVAAIASSMGTSIERFLIKNKHMSLQHKGELKAILSSVGLLHDIGNTPFGHFGEYAIQQYFREFLKSNTHINKQLTALQKQDLQYFDGNAHSLRLITKLQYVQDIYGLNLTYATLAALIKYPCNSLEGNKKNKGVCLKKFGYFQSEQNTFTDIAKKTGLIQNNGVVCRHPLVFIMEAADDIAYSVTDLEDGIKKKVLSLNQIKRFLEKKLYTNEDGSARVMLPQEQEILNKLNLKIADDYPDNEARIIQILRAKIQGFMIESVVEEFENSYKDIINGSYNKELLNQSKASTIRNALKEISYIIFNNKVIITKELAGESVITNLLNLFVKGLTATDENNKLLFKKANTKENRLYRIISTNYRYIYEQHSKQSVYDRLLLITDFICGMTDYYAVDLFKKLSGTL